A single window of Blochmannia endosymbiont of Camponotus nipponensis DNA harbors:
- the coaA gene encoding type I pantothenate kinase, whose protein sequence is MLHVSSAPFLTFSRKEWASLRDNVNNTLSLRDILNLKEINNDLSINEIIEIYLPLSKLLNLYICSNIKQQTALEQFLNIQKKRIPYIIGITGSVAAGKSTTAKILQTLLSRWPEHRIVELVTTDRFLYSNKILKKRHLMKKKGFPQSYDITNLMNFISKIKSGVKSMTIPVYSHVIYDIIPNVQQVVYKPDILILEGLNILQNHHNYHCNSPCVFISDFIDFSIYVDAPEHLLQEWYIDRFLKFCYTTFSYSNSYFYRYTQLSKKKIISIASQLWTNINRLNLQTNILPTRKRANLILKKDINHTINNVQLKK, encoded by the coding sequence ATGCTACACGTTTCGTCTGCGCCTTTTTTAACTTTTAGTCGCAAAGAATGGGCATCTCTTAGGGATAATGTTAACAATACTCTATCCCTAAGAGATATTCTTAATTTAAAAGAAATAAATAATGACCTTTCTATAAATGAAATAATAGAAATTTACTTGCCATTATCTAAATTACTTAATCTATATATTTGTTCGAATATAAAACAGCAAACTGCTTTAGAACAATTTTTAAATATCCAAAAAAAACGTATACCATACATTATTGGTATTACTGGCAGTGTTGCTGCGGGAAAAAGTACCACGGCCAAAATATTACAAACGCTGCTTAGCAGATGGCCTGAACATCGCATTGTAGAATTAGTAACAACTGACCGTTTTTTATATTCTAATAAAATTTTGAAAAAACGGCACTTAATGAAAAAAAAAGGTTTCCCGCAGTCTTATGATATCACTAATTTAATGAATTTTATTTCTAAAATTAAATCTGGAGTCAAGTCGATGACAATTCCCGTATATTCTCATGTAATATACGACATTATTCCTAATGTTCAACAAGTAGTATATAAACCAGATATCCTTATTCTAGAAGGATTAAATATCCTACAAAATCATCACAATTATCATTGTAACTCACCTTGTGTTTTTATATCTGATTTTATTGATTTTTCTATTTATGTTGATGCTCCAGAGCATTTACTGCAAGAATGGTATATCGATAGATTTTTAAAATTTTGTTATACCACTTTTTCTTATTCTAATTCTTATTTTTATCGTTATACTCAATTGTCTAAAAAAAAGATAATTTCCATAGCTTCACAACTATGGACTAACATTAATCGACTTAATTTACAAACAAATATTTTACCTACCCGAAAACGCGCAAATTTAATTTTAAAAAAAGATATTAATCACACCATAAATAATGTGCAACTAAAAAAATAA
- a CDS encoding biotin--[acetyl-CoA-carboxylase] ligase: MLGYNENYNFSTYSSFLNESEILKHLPEGRVMVLNKISSTNRYIIDNIPYIRSGDACVTENQTRGRGRRDKIWVTPFGEGVCLSMYWQLHKISPIIIELSLIISIVVAKVLKNFGVSQIKIKWPNDLYVYGRKLAGILIEIITREDSISHIIIGIGINVATHTRITLDNKIGKNWINLKDVGVILDRNILVATLINVLRKELMDFVLFGFTPFISYWKIFDGLYNKPVHY, encoded by the coding sequence TTGTTAGGGTATAATGAAAATTATAATTTTTCTACATATTCTTCTTTTTTGAATGAATCTGAAATTTTAAAACATTTGCCTGAAGGTAGAGTAATGGTTCTGAATAAGATTAGCTCAACTAATAGGTATATAATAGATAATATTCCATATATAAGATCAGGTGATGCTTGCGTTACAGAGAATCAAACACGAGGCAGAGGTAGGCGTGATAAAATTTGGGTTACTCCTTTTGGAGAAGGGGTGTGTTTATCTATGTATTGGCAGTTACATAAGATTTCTCCTATAATCATTGAGTTAAGTTTAATAATAAGTATTGTTGTGGCAAAAGTATTAAAGAATTTTGGTGTATCCCAGATTAAAATTAAATGGCCTAATGATTTATATGTGTATGGACGCAAATTAGCAGGGATTTTAATTGAAATAATAACAAGAGAGGATAGTATTAGTCATATAATAATAGGTATTGGCATTAATGTGGCTACACACACACGTATAACGTTGGATAATAAAATTGGTAAAAATTGGATTAATTTAAAAGATGTTGGAGTGATACTGGATCGCAATATTTTAGTAGCAACACTTATTAATGTATTACGTAAGGAATTAATGGATTTTGTACTTTTTGGGTTTACGCCATTTATTTCTTATTGGAAAATTTTTGATGGTTTATATAATAAACCAGTGCATTATTGA
- the murB gene encoding UDP-N-acetylmuramate dehydrogenase: MKYHFRLKSLNTFSINVFAKNIVTAHNEHTLLQFWKKAYNKGEPVLILGGGSNILFLENYIGTILLNRIKGVFITENKIAWRLHVGAGERWDELVVYTIHKNIPGLENLACIPGCVGAAPIQNIGAYGIELSQICEYVDVIDLYSEKKIRFTCAECDFKYRNSIFRDCLKRYVVVFVGLRLLKNWKPILNYSGLSHLNKYHITSRQIFNVVRRIRHKKLPDPVLVGNAGSFFKNPIIDIKMAACLFQNYPNIPYYYQKDGRIKLSAGWLIEHCRLKGCVFGEAAIYPRQALVLINTRKIATGTEIAALALYVYNKVADKFKIYLQPEVRLIGSNGEINPKKLFV, from the coding sequence ATGAAGTATCATTTTCGATTGAAGTCGTTAAATACTTTTTCAATTAACGTATTTGCTAAAAATATAGTAACAGCACATAATGAACATACATTATTACAGTTTTGGAAAAAAGCGTATAATAAAGGAGAACCTGTCCTTATTTTAGGTGGCGGTAGTAATATTTTATTTTTAGAAAATTACATTGGTACAATATTATTAAATAGGATCAAAGGTGTTTTTATTACTGAAAATAAAATAGCGTGGCGGCTACATGTTGGAGCTGGAGAGAGATGGGATGAATTAGTAGTTTATACTATACATAAGAATATACCAGGTTTAGAAAATTTAGCGTGTATTCCAGGATGTGTAGGGGCGGCTCCGATTCAAAATATTGGCGCTTATGGTATTGAGTTATCTCAAATATGCGAGTATGTAGATGTTATAGATTTGTATAGTGAAAAAAAAATTCGTTTTACTTGCGCTGAATGTGATTTTAAATATAGAAATAGTATTTTTAGAGATTGTTTAAAGAGATATGTTGTTGTATTTGTGGGATTGAGGTTACTTAAAAACTGGAAACCTATATTAAATTATAGTGGATTAAGTCATTTAAATAAATATCATATTACATCCCGTCAAATTTTTAATGTTGTCCGCAGAATTAGACATAAAAAGTTACCAGATCCTGTTTTAGTAGGAAATGCTGGAAGTTTTTTTAAAAACCCAATAATAGATATTAAAATGGCAGCTTGTTTGTTTCAAAATTATCCAAATATACCTTATTATTATCAAAAGGATGGTAGAATAAAATTATCAGCAGGATGGTTGATAGAGCATTGTCGACTCAAAGGTTGTGTATTTGGAGAAGCAGCAATATATCCTAGACAGGCATTAGTATTAATTAATACCAGAAAAATAGCTACTGGGACTGAAATTGCAGCACTTGCTCTTTATGTATATAATAAAGTTGCAGATAAATTTAAAATTTATTTGCAACCTGAAGTTAGATTAATTGGTAGTAATGGAGAAATAAATCCAAAAAAATTGTTTGTGTAA
- the clpB gene encoding ATP-dependent chaperone ClpB yields the protein MRLDHFTHDFQLVLSNAQSIALRNDNQFVESVHVMLAFLQEENGSVYQILVRAGFNISQLTVLVEKACNCLPKVEGIGGDIQCSYDLIRMLNLCDKLAQKYNDTFIASEMFILAAIDSHGALNDLLKNSGISSENIKKAIHYIRNNRSISNQTSESQRQALQKFTVDITKLAEQGKLDPVIGRDEEIRRTIQVLQRRTKNNPVLIGQPGVGKTAIVEGLAQRIINREVPEGLKNSRILALDMGALLAGSKYRGEFEERLKSILNDVSKEDSNIILFIDELHVMIGAGKTDGAMDASNMLKPRLARGELHCVGATTLDEYSKYIEKDAALERRFQKIFVAEPSIEDTIAILRGLKERYELHHNVHITDPAIVAAATLSYRYISDRQLPDKAIDLIDEAASSIRIQIDSKPEELDRLERRIIQLKLEQQALQKESDDASIKRLEILTAELIQKEQDYANLEKEWKKEKISLSNIQNIKSDLEQAKISIDQARRVGDLARMSELQYGKIPELEKKLSLMLQSNNKTIRFLQNCVTDIEIAAVLSRWTGIPVSRMLASEKDKLLHMEHYLHQLVVGQDEAVQAISNAIRRSRSGLSDLKRPIGSFMFLGPTGVGKTELCKALSVFLFDTNSAMIRIDMSEFMEKHSVSRLLGAPPGYVGYESGGYLTEAIRRRPYSVILLDEIEKAHAEIFHVLLQVLDDGRLTDGHGRTVNFNNTVIIMTSNLGSDLIQKRFGTVDYQEIKVTVLDIVNQHFRPEFINRIDEIVVFHPLSAEHLIKIANIQLQHLCNRLEEKGYLNTDITNEVLEFLSKVGFDPAYGARPLKRAIQQYIENILSQEIISGRLLPDKKITIDIVNNRIVFIQ from the coding sequence ATGCGATTAGATCATTTTACTCATGATTTTCAATTGGTCCTTTCTAATGCTCAATCTATAGCGCTTAGAAATGATAATCAATTTGTTGAATCCGTACATGTAATGCTTGCTTTTCTACAAGAAGAGAATGGATCAGTATATCAAATATTGGTGCGTGCTGGGTTTAATATATCTCAATTAACTGTATTAGTTGAGAAAGCATGCAATTGCTTACCGAAAGTAGAAGGAATTGGTGGAGATATTCAATGTTCTTACGATTTAATTAGAATGTTAAATTTGTGTGATAAATTAGCTCAAAAATACAATGATACTTTTATTGCATCAGAAATGTTCATTTTAGCAGCTATAGACTCTCATGGTGCATTAAATGATTTATTAAAGAACTCTGGAATTTCCTCAGAAAATATAAAAAAAGCAATACATTATATACGTAATAATCGTTCAATTAGTAATCAAACATCGGAATCTCAACGTCAAGCATTACAGAAATTTACTGTGGATATCACTAAGCTTGCAGAACAGGGTAAGCTTGATCCTGTTATTGGTAGAGATGAGGAAATTCGTCGAACTATTCAAGTGTTACAGAGACGTACTAAAAATAATCCTGTACTTATAGGTCAACCTGGAGTAGGAAAGACTGCGATCGTTGAAGGATTAGCGCAACGTATTATTAATAGGGAAGTTCCAGAGGGTCTGAAGAATAGTCGTATATTAGCTTTAGATATGGGGGCATTATTAGCAGGGTCAAAGTATAGGGGAGAATTTGAAGAACGTTTAAAAAGCATATTAAATGATGTATCTAAAGAAGATAGCAATATTATTTTATTCATTGATGAATTACATGTTATGATTGGGGCTGGTAAAACTGATGGGGCAATGGATGCAAGTAATATGCTGAAACCAAGATTAGCTAGAGGTGAATTGCATTGTGTCGGGGCTACTACACTTGATGAATATAGCAAATATATCGAAAAGGATGCAGCCTTAGAAAGACGTTTTCAAAAAATATTTGTTGCTGAACCTAGTATTGAAGATACTATAGCTATTCTTAGAGGATTAAAAGAACGTTATGAGTTACATCATAATGTTCATATTACTGATCCAGCAATAGTGGCTGCTGCAACTTTATCGTATCGATATATTTCTGATCGGCAATTGCCAGATAAAGCTATTGATTTAATTGATGAAGCTGCTTCTAGCATTCGTATACAAATAGATTCTAAGCCAGAAGAACTGGATAGATTGGAGCGACGTATTATACAGTTGAAATTAGAACAGCAAGCATTACAAAAAGAATCAGATGATGCTAGTATAAAACGATTGGAGATTTTGACTGCTGAATTGATACAAAAAGAACAAGATTATGCTAATCTTGAAAAAGAATGGAAAAAAGAAAAAATCTCTCTGTCTAATATCCAAAATATTAAATCTGATTTAGAACAAGCAAAAATTTCTATTGATCAGGCGCGTCGCGTTGGGGATTTAGCTCGTATGTCTGAATTACAATATGGTAAAATTCCAGAATTAGAAAAAAAACTGTCCTTAATGTTACAATCTAATAATAAAACAATACGTTTTTTACAAAATTGTGTTACTGATATAGAAATTGCTGCGGTTTTATCTCGATGGACTGGTATTCCTGTGTCTCGAATGCTAGCTAGTGAAAAAGATAAGTTATTGCATATGGAACATTATTTACATCAATTAGTTGTTGGACAAGATGAAGCAGTACAAGCAATATCTAATGCTATTCGTAGGAGTCGCTCTGGATTATCTGATCTTAAACGCCCCATTGGTTCATTTATGTTTTTAGGGCCCACTGGAGTAGGTAAAACTGAATTGTGTAAGGCTTTATCTGTATTTCTTTTTGATACTAATAGTGCAATGATTCGTATTGATATGTCTGAATTTATGGAGAAACATTCCGTATCAAGATTGTTAGGAGCTCCTCCTGGTTATGTGGGATATGAATCAGGAGGATATTTGACTGAAGCAATACGTCGTAGGCCGTATTCCGTGATTTTATTGGATGAAATAGAAAAAGCTCATGCAGAAATTTTTCATGTATTGTTGCAAGTCTTAGATGATGGGAGATTAACAGATGGGCATGGGCGTACAGTAAATTTTAATAATACTGTTATTATTATGACATCTAATTTAGGTTCAGATTTAATTCAAAAACGTTTTGGAACCGTAGATTATCAGGAGATTAAAGTTACGGTTTTAGATATAGTTAATCAACATTTTCGTCCAGAATTTATTAATAGAATTGATGAAATAGTAGTATTTCATCCACTTAGTGCTGAACATCTTATTAAAATTGCTAATATTCAGTTACAGCATTTATGTAATCGTTTAGAAGAAAAAGGGTATCTTAATACTGATATTACTAATGAAGTATTAGAATTTTTATCAAAAGTTGGATTTGATCCGGCGTATGGTGCGCGTCCATTAAAACGTGCTATACAACAGTATATTGAGAATATATTATCTCAAGAGATAATCTCTGGGAGATTGTTACCAGATAAAAAAATTACTATAGATATAGTAAATAATAGAATCGTTTTTATTCAATGA
- the rluD gene encoding 23S rRNA pseudouridine(1911/1915/1917) synthase RluD, giving the protein MVTPEYCVIKPMVVRKSQSGKRLDCVLSELLANYSRSQIKHWILSKKVNVNNQTVILPKKKMIGGEFIQIKNVINVNNSIVPQDIPLNIVYEDNDILVINKARNMVVHPGAGNFSGTVLNALLYKYPSIRKVFRAGIVQRLDKDTTGLMVIAKNVIAYYSLLQLFKKRKIIKEYEAVVLGNFLHKEGTVDEPIKRHAIHRTRMAVNPMGKSAITHYSIIESFNMYTRIRIRLETGRTHQIRVHMAYINHPLLGDQKYGKLMCFNKGAPDELNNYLHAFNRQALHATTLQLHHPITKVKMQWDIPLPKDIKKLINILRKNEAYCK; this is encoded by the coding sequence ATGGTGACACCTGAATATTGTGTTATAAAGCCTATGGTTGTGCGGAAATCGCAATCTGGGAAACGTTTAGATTGTGTTCTTTCTGAATTACTAGCAAATTATTCGCGTTCTCAAATAAAACATTGGATCCTTTCTAAAAAGGTAAATGTTAATAACCAGACAGTTATTTTACCTAAAAAAAAAATGATAGGGGGTGAATTTATTCAAATAAAAAATGTTATCAATGTTAACAATAGCATAGTTCCTCAAGATATTCCTCTTAACATTGTATATGAAGACAATGATATTCTGGTGATCAACAAAGCGAGGAATATGGTAGTTCATCCCGGAGCTGGAAATTTTTCAGGTACTGTGTTAAATGCTTTGTTATATAAATATCCATCTATTAGAAAAGTTTTTCGAGCGGGTATTGTTCAACGTCTAGACAAAGATACTACCGGGTTAATGGTTATCGCTAAAAATGTTATTGCATATTATAGTTTATTGCAATTGTTTAAAAAACGAAAAATCATTAAAGAATATGAAGCGGTAGTTTTAGGAAATTTTTTGCATAAAGAAGGAACGGTAGATGAACCTATTAAAAGACATGCTATTCATCGTACTCGCATGGCAGTTAATCCTATGGGCAAATCTGCTATAACGCATTATTCTATTATAGAATCGTTTAATATGTATACTAGAATTCGTATACGCCTTGAAACTGGAAGGACTCACCAAATTCGTGTACATATGGCTTATATTAATCATCCATTACTAGGAGATCAAAAATATGGAAAACTTATGTGTTTTAATAAAGGTGCCCCTGATGAACTTAATAATTATTTACATGCTTTTAATCGCCAAGCGTTACATGCAACCACATTACAATTACATCATCCTATTACTAAAGTAAAAATGCAATGGGATATACCTTTGCCAAAGGATATAAAAAAATTAATAAATATATTGAGAAAAAATGAAGCATATTGCAAATAG
- the bamD gene encoding outer membrane protein assembly factor BamD translates to MLIISLIVTSSSTASIHTVNYSTYNLYKSVQKKLHNTDYKEAIQDLTNLKNLNLFDPCPQQIHLDLIYASYKSNELKSANNYIKHFFKLYPNHKHFDYILYMHGIINMHLDEDNKILIKYLNKNWFDRNPIHACTAFHSFKKLICKYPNSRYSADAQKRLIFLKNRIAEYELSIITFYAKRNAYISVITRAEKMLYRFPDTQATRQALHYMQQAYKNIYLPDQANKVAKIIAINPIY, encoded by the coding sequence ATGTTGATCATTAGTCTCATTGTGACTTCCTCTTCCACTGCTTCTATTCATACTGTCAATTATTCTACCTATAATCTTTATAAATCTGTTCAAAAAAAACTACATAACACCGATTATAAAGAAGCTATACAAGATCTAACAAATTTAAAAAATTTAAATTTGTTTGACCCTTGTCCACAACAAATTCATTTAGATTTAATTTATGCTTCTTACAAATCAAACGAATTAAAATCAGCAAATAATTATATAAAACATTTTTTTAAATTATATCCTAATCACAAACATTTTGATTATATATTATATATGCACGGTATAATTAACATGCATTTAGATGAAGACAATAAAATATTAATAAAATATCTAAACAAAAACTGGTTTGATCGCAACCCAATACATGCATGTACAGCATTTCATAGTTTCAAAAAACTTATATGTAAATATCCAAATAGCCGATATTCCGCAGATGCTCAGAAACGTTTAATTTTTTTAAAAAACAGAATAGCTGAATATGAACTATCTATTATAACTTTTTATGCAAAAAGAAATGCTTATATATCAGTAATAACGCGCGCAGAAAAAATGTTATATCGTTTTCCAGATACTCAAGCAACCCGTCAAGCACTACATTATATGCAACAAGCATATAAAAATATATATTTACCAGATCAAGCAAATAAAGTAGCGAAAATTATTGCCATCAATCCAATATATTGA
- a CDS encoding prephenate dehydratase domain-containing protein, producing MISKSIVHIAFLGPKGSYSHIAAMQYAANRSFDQVIEHSCQKFNDIFTLVEYHQAEYGVVPIENSNSGLIDEICDLLLNTQLVLVDEITIPIKHCILVKNHTDINQIQIIYSHPQPAQQCSKFLKNFSTWKIIFCKSSAVAMKIVATLKQSNLAALGSIQGGTLYGLHSLLTYNLSNSHKNETKFIILKNKNIEVLSNSIPIIKTILIISINQRSEKLYEVLKILQFYNIQTNYLRPRLSLDNKSKGIIIIEMMAHINDTYIHQILKELQKISHSLKILGCYQPTPIKISSSRN from the coding sequence ATGATTTCTAAATCTATAGTACACATAGCTTTTTTAGGCCCTAAAGGTTCTTATTCTCATATCGCTGCTATGCAATATGCAGCTAATCGTAGTTTTGATCAAGTAATAGAACATAGTTGTCAAAAATTCAACGATATTTTTACTTTAGTGGAATACCATCAAGCAGAATATGGTGTAGTTCCCATCGAAAACTCTAACTCTGGTTTAATTGATGAAATATGCGATTTGTTACTAAACACTCAATTGGTTTTAGTAGATGAAATTACTATACCTATCAAACATTGTATTTTAGTTAAGAATCATACTGATATAAATCAAATTCAGATTATATACAGTCATCCTCAACCTGCTCAACAATGTAGTAAATTTTTAAAAAATTTTTCAACATGGAAAATTATATTCTGTAAAAGCAGCGCAGTTGCTATGAAAATAGTAGCTACATTAAAGCAATCTAATTTAGCAGCTTTGGGAAGTATACAAGGAGGTACATTGTATGGTTTACATTCATTATTGACATATAATTTATCCAATTCACATAAAAATGAAACTAAATTTATTATTTTAAAAAATAAAAATATCGAAGTTCTTAGTAACTCCATACCCATTATAAAAACTATACTTATTATCTCTATCAATCAACGATCAGAAAAATTATATGAAGTATTAAAAATATTACAATTTTATAATATTCAAACAAATTATTTAAGACCACGTCTTTCATTAGATAATAAATCAAAAGGCATAATTATTATTGAAATGATGGCGCATATAAATGATACATATATACACCAGATTTTGAAGGAACTACAAAAAATTTCTCACTCATTAAAAATATTAGGTTGTTATCAACCTACACCAATTAAAATAAGCAGCAGCCGTAATTAA
- the tyrA gene encoding bifunctional chorismate mutase/prephenate dehydrogenase — protein MIEELNILRNKIDKIDKDLLKLLSQRISLVSAVGEIKSRDGLFIYAPDREEIIISCWRREAVVLGISPDLAEDVLRCIMSESYHNEYKKGFKMLRPNLGPIVIIGGTGQMGQFFCKMLTLSGYKVNILDKKNWIYAESILMDAGMVVISVPIHSVIVVAGKLSCLPSNCIIVDLSSIKKISLHAILAAHEGPVLGLYPMFNLDHGNMVKQVVIYCEGRYPEAYQWLLEQIRLWGARLHCCNIREHDQYMSLTQGLCHFITFMTGYYLSKEKINLTKMLSFASPTFRLKLITIGRLFNQDPQLYADIIMTSKNNLMLIKRYYRRLGRILILLERDKKQEFINQFKKIQNWFGTYTDRFCKESRKILRQINNYKNNI, from the coding sequence ATGATAGAGGAATTAAATATTTTACGCAATAAAATTGATAAAATAGATAAGGATTTGTTAAAACTTTTGTCTCAAAGAATTTCATTAGTTTCTGCAGTAGGAGAAATAAAAAGTCGTGATGGGTTGTTTATTTATGCACCAGACAGAGAAGAAATAATAATTTCTTGTTGGAGAAGAGAAGCAGTAGTATTAGGTATTTCTCCGGATTTAGCGGAAGATGTGTTACGTTGTATTATGAGTGAATCTTATCATAATGAGTATAAAAAAGGATTTAAGATGTTGCGTCCAAATTTAGGTCCAATTGTTATAATTGGAGGAACAGGACAAATGGGTCAATTTTTTTGTAAAATGTTAACTTTATCGGGATATAAAGTTAACATTTTAGATAAAAAAAACTGGATATATGCAGAGTCAATATTAATGGATGCTGGTATGGTGGTAATTAGCGTGCCAATTCATTCAGTTATTGTTGTGGCTGGGAAATTGTCATGTTTACCTAGTAACTGCATTATAGTAGATTTATCATCTATAAAAAAAATATCTTTACATGCTATATTAGCTGCGCATGAGGGGCCAGTATTAGGATTGTATCCTATGTTTAATCTAGATCATGGAAATATGGTAAAACAAGTAGTGATTTATTGCGAGGGACGTTATCCAGAAGCATATCAATGGTTGTTGGAACAAATACGATTATGGGGTGCAAGGTTACATTGCTGTAATATAAGAGAACATGATCAATATATGAGTCTCACGCAAGGGTTATGTCATTTTATTACTTTTATGACTGGATATTACTTATCAAAAGAAAAGATTAATTTAACAAAAATGTTATCTTTTGCTTCGCCAACATTTCGATTAAAATTAATAACAATAGGACGGTTATTTAATCAAGATCCGCAGTTATATGCAGATATAATCATGACTTCTAAAAATAATCTCATGTTAATTAAGCGTTATTACAGAAGATTAGGTCGAATTCTAATTCTATTAGAAAGAGATAAAAAACAAGAATTTATTAATCAATTTAAAAAAATTCAAAATTGGTTTGGTACATATACCGATCGTTTTTGCAAAGAGAGTCGTAAAATATTACGTCAAATTAATAATTATAAAAATAATATATGA
- a CDS encoding 3-deoxy-7-phosphoheptulonate synthase gives MHKNERNDIHIHDTYPIITPEQLKTQFPITHVEQQTIAESRNIIANIIHRRDPRLLVICGPCSIHDVNATFDYANKLKTLSIELQEQLYIVMRVYLEKPRTSVGWKGFINDPHMNGSNDIALGLKNARHLLVELIKIGLPLATEVLNPYVPLYIGELFSWSSIGARTTESQVHREIASGLYTPVGFKNSTNGNFYNAINAIHAAMMSHKYISINQSGQVCLLHTKGNRNAHIILRGGDNPNYYPEDVVCCEKKIIEAGLPPVLMVDCSHGNSNKDYRRQVDVAQSILHQIKYGNRSIIGLMMESYIYSGNQSIIHLSSSTAQYGVSVTDACIDWNTTQHLLYDLHKELKPFLINRILGAGMA, from the coding sequence ATGCATAAAAATGAGCGTAATGATATTCATATTCATGACACGTATCCAATTATTACTCCTGAGCAATTAAAAACACAATTTCCTATAACACATGTAGAGCAACAAACTATTGCTGAGTCTAGAAATATAATTGCGAACATTATTCACAGACGTGATCCGCGATTATTGGTAATATGTGGACCCTGTTCTATTCATGATGTTAATGCTACTTTTGATTATGCTAATAAATTAAAAACTTTATCAATAGAATTGCAGGAGCAATTATATATTGTTATGCGTGTGTATTTAGAAAAGCCTCGTACTAGTGTAGGTTGGAAAGGTTTTATCAACGATCCACATATGAATGGCTCTAATGATATTGCATTAGGTTTAAAAAATGCTCGACATTTGTTGGTAGAATTGATAAAAATTGGACTACCGCTTGCGACTGAAGTGTTAAATCCATATGTTCCATTATATATTGGAGAGCTGTTTAGTTGGTCATCTATTGGAGCACGCACTACAGAATCTCAAGTACATAGAGAAATAGCTTCTGGATTATATACGCCCGTAGGGTTTAAAAATAGCACCAATGGTAATTTTTATAATGCAATTAATGCGATACATGCTGCAATGATGTCTCATAAGTACATTAGTATCAATCAATCAGGTCAAGTGTGTTTGCTACATACTAAAGGCAATCGTAATGCTCATATAATCTTGCGTGGAGGAGATAATCCTAATTATTACCCAGAAGATGTTGTATGTTGTGAGAAAAAAATAATAGAAGCAGGATTACCGCCAGTATTGATGGTAGATTGCAGTCATGGCAATTCTAATAAAGATTATCGTCGTCAAGTTGATGTAGCACAATCTATTTTACATCAAATTAAATATGGCAACCGTTCTATCATTGGTTTAATGATGGAAAGTTATATTTATTCTGGTAATCAATCTATTATACATTTATCATCTTCTACAGCACAGTATGGGGTATCGGTGACTGATGCGTGCATAGACTGGAATACAACTCAACACTTATTGTATGATTTACATAAAGAACTAAAACCATTTCTTATTAATCGTATATTAGGAGCCGGAATGGCATGA
- the rplS gene encoding 50S ribosomal protein L19: MYESINSFEKKQIKKSIPYLRSGDTIEVRTWVMEGSKKRLQIFEGIVISIKNRGLNSAFTVRKISSGEGVERVFQTHSPMIEEVKIKRFGVVRRAKLYYLRSLSGKSARIKARINS, encoded by the coding sequence ATGTATGAATCAATAAATAGCTTTGAAAAAAAACAAATAAAAAAAAGTATACCGTATTTACGTTCAGGTGATACGATAGAAGTCAGGACGTGGGTAATGGAGGGCAGTAAAAAACGTTTGCAAATTTTTGAAGGGATAGTGATTTCTATTAAAAATCGTGGATTAAATTCTGCATTTACTGTAAGGAAAATTTCTAGTGGAGAAGGCGTAGAACGTGTATTTCAGACACATTCTCCTATGATTGAAGAGGTGAAAATCAAACGATTTGGTGTTGTTCGCCGTGCAAAGTTATATTATTTACGTAGTCTTAGTGGAAAATCTGCACGCATCAAAGCACGTATTAATTCATAA